The following coding sequences lie in one Rickettsiella endosymbiont of Rhagonycha lignosa genomic window:
- the erpA gene encoding iron-sulfur cluster insertion protein ErpA: MSEILSPQNLVSETSFPEIQPVTLTENAARKIGELIAEEENFQLKLRVFITGGGCSGFQYGFSFDETINEDDTVISKTIVKKDAGDCDSIKVQLLVDPMSLVYLVGAEIDYKSDLTGEQFIIRNPNAKTTCGCGSSFAA, from the coding sequence ATGTCAGAAATACTATCACCGCAAAATTTAGTTTCAGAGACGTCCTTCCCAGAGATACAGCCGGTTACGCTGACTGAAAATGCGGCTAGAAAAATAGGGGAATTGATCGCTGAGGAAGAGAATTTTCAGCTAAAATTACGTGTCTTTATTACCGGTGGTGGTTGTTCAGGTTTTCAATATGGATTTAGTTTCGATGAGACTATTAATGAAGATGATACAGTGATAAGCAAGACTATCGTTAAAAAAGATGCTGGAGATTGTGATTCTATTAAGGTTCAATTACTCGTGGATCCCATGAGTTTAGTTTATTTAGTAGGTGCAGAAATCGATTATAAATCTGACTTAACTGGGGAACAGTTTATCATTCGTAATCCAAACGCTAAAACCACTTGTGGTTGCGGCTCTTCTTTTGCTGCTTAG
- the ccmE gene encoding cytochrome c maturation protein CcmE — translation MNALQKKRLNFILLMLLVAGFVIGLSLYALKQNINLFYTPTQLAERHLTPGRPFRLGGQVKKGTVKQNEQHLLVSFVVSDASRNVLVEYQGVLPDLFREGQSVVIEGSLDQAGIMQANQVLAKHDERYRAVK, via the coding sequence ATGAATGCACTCCAAAAAAAACGTTTAAATTTCATTTTACTCATGTTATTGGTGGCTGGTTTTGTTATTGGTTTATCTCTCTATGCGTTAAAACAAAACATTAATTTGTTTTATACACCCACCCAACTTGCTGAACGACATTTAACACCTGGCCGACCGTTTCGTTTAGGGGGTCAAGTTAAAAAAGGCACGGTAAAACAAAATGAGCAGCATTTGTTAGTTTCTTTTGTAGTGAGTGATGCATCGCGTAACGTTCTGGTTGAATATCAAGGTGTACTCCCGGATTTATTCCGAGAAGGACAGTCTGTGGTTATTGAAGGAAGTCTGGATCAAGCAGGTATTATGCAAGCCAACCAAGTACTTGCGAAACATGATGAACGATATCGAGCCGTTAAATAA
- a CDS encoding anhydro-N-acetylmuramic acid kinase, with protein MKKLYIGLMSGTSMDAVDAALVDFSSDQPSLLASYKSPLSNTLREDLTKLYTTDTINIKKFAELDQKIALISVETIKKLLAESQFSAKDILAIGSHGQTVFHYPHLSNYPFTIQIGDPNIIAEKTRITTIADFRRRDIAAGGQGAPLTPAFHNSIFRTEKEDTIVLNLGGIANITYLPADLNATILGFDIGPANCLLDQWIHAHRQQWFDENGVWAASATFDEVLLRQFLSDPYFQLKPPKSTGPEYFNFKWIQTHLAKLNRQVSPASVQATLCELVAVSISSAIQTIKSIHGVILMCGGGSKNIYLRKRIQQHCHPHQVLLTDDRGIASDWVEAMAFAWIAKQTLEGKSSNLPEVTGAKNATILGGIYLKA; from the coding sequence ATGAAAAAATTGTACATCGGTTTAATGTCAGGTACGAGTATGGATGCAGTAGATGCTGCATTAGTAGATTTTTCTAGCGACCAACCGAGCTTACTTGCAAGCTACAAATCCCCTTTATCCAATACTTTGCGTGAAGATCTCACTAAACTATACACTACAGACACAATCAACATTAAAAAATTTGCTGAACTCGATCAAAAAATAGCATTAATTTCAGTGGAAACGATAAAAAAATTATTAGCAGAAAGTCAATTTTCTGCCAAAGATATTTTAGCCATAGGTAGTCATGGTCAAACCGTTTTTCATTATCCCCATCTTTCAAATTACCCTTTTACAATTCAGATTGGCGATCCGAATATTATTGCCGAAAAAACCAGAATAACGACGATTGCAGATTTTCGTCGACGCGATATTGCTGCAGGTGGCCAAGGTGCACCCCTAACGCCCGCTTTTCACAATTCTATTTTTCGCACTGAAAAAGAAGATACTATCGTGTTAAATCTTGGTGGGATCGCTAATATCACTTATTTACCTGCCGATTTAAATGCAACTATTTTAGGTTTCGATATCGGCCCAGCAAATTGTTTACTGGATCAATGGATACACGCTCACCGCCAACAATGGTTTGATGAAAATGGCGTTTGGGCAGCGAGTGCTACTTTTGACGAAGTGTTATTACGCCAATTTTTATCCGATCCTTATTTTCAATTAAAACCGCCCAAAAGTACCGGACCTGAATATTTCAATTTTAAATGGATACAAACTCATTTAGCTAAGCTAAATCGACAGGTATCACCCGCTAGTGTGCAAGCAACACTTTGTGAACTGGTTGCAGTCAGCATTAGCAGCGCTATCCAAACCATTAAAAGTATCCATGGCGTCATTTTGATGTGTGGAGGAGGAAGTAAGAATATCTATTTAAGAAAACGCATCCAACAACATTGCCATCCGCATCAAGTATTGTTAACCGATGATCGAGGCATTGCCAGTGATTGGGTAGAAGCGATGGCATTTGCATGGATTGCAAAACAAACTTTAGAGGGCAAATCCAGTAATCTTCCTGAAGTAACTGGCGCTAAAAACGCAACCATATTGGGTGGAATATACTTAAAAGCCTAA
- a CDS encoding GMP reductase has protein sequence MSHEVIMRIEQEIRLDFKDVLIRPKRSTLQTRADVDLTREYTFKHSGFSWKGIPIIASNMDHTGTFAMAKSLAKHKLLTAIDKFASLQDWKKFYNQHPKSIAYCFPTIGIKTKDMDMLAKIIKIAPSPFICIDVANGYTQRFVDSIRALRKKYPKKTLIAGNVVTAEMAEELVLAGADIVKVGIGPGSVCTTRLKTGVGYPQLSAIIECADAVHGLGGLLCADGGCVSPGDVAKAFAAGADFVMLGGMLAGHEECAGEKVEENGKWFMRFYGMSSSEAMHKHHGKMNAYRASEGRSVNVPYRGKVENTVLDILGGLRSTCTYVGAQRLKELSKRTTFLRVTQQLNEVFAALQVNELINNN, from the coding sequence ATGAGTCATGAGGTTATTATGCGTATCGAGCAAGAAATAAGATTAGATTTTAAGGATGTATTAATTCGCCCGAAGCGTAGCACCTTGCAAACACGCGCGGATGTTGACTTAACCCGCGAATACACGTTTAAACACTCAGGATTTTCTTGGAAAGGGATACCTATTATTGCTTCAAATATGGATCATACCGGTACTTTTGCCATGGCTAAAAGTTTAGCTAAACATAAATTACTCACTGCGATTGATAAATTTGCAAGCTTACAAGATTGGAAAAAATTCTATAATCAACATCCCAAGTCTATTGCTTACTGTTTTCCAACAATAGGGATTAAAACAAAAGATATGGATATGCTGGCAAAAATAATTAAAATAGCACCAAGTCCTTTTATTTGCATCGATGTTGCCAATGGCTATACACAACGTTTTGTCGATAGTATTCGTGCCTTACGAAAAAAGTATCCGAAAAAAACTTTAATTGCAGGCAATGTGGTGACTGCTGAAATGGCCGAAGAATTAGTTTTAGCGGGCGCAGATATTGTCAAAGTAGGAATTGGTCCGGGTTCTGTTTGTACCACACGCTTGAAAACAGGTGTAGGTTATCCACAATTGTCCGCTATCATAGAATGTGCAGATGCTGTGCATGGTTTAGGCGGACTTTTATGTGCAGATGGTGGTTGCGTTTCACCGGGTGATGTCGCTAAAGCGTTTGCGGCAGGTGCCGACTTTGTTATGCTAGGAGGCATGTTGGCCGGTCATGAGGAATGCGCTGGCGAAAAAGTAGAGGAAAATGGCAAATGGTTTATGCGATTTTATGGAATGAGCTCGAGTGAAGCGATGCATAAACATCATGGTAAGATGAATGCTTATCGTGCTAGCGAAGGTCGTTCTGTCAATGTTCCTTACCGAGGTAAGGTAGAAAATACGGTACTTGATATTTTAGGTGGATTGCGTTCTACCTGTACCTATGTGGGTGCACAGCGTTTGAAAGAACTTTCTAAACGAACCACTTTTCTACGTGTTACTCAACAATTAAATGAAGTTTTTGCGGCGTTACAAGTTAACGAATTGATTAATAATAACTAG
- the polA gene encoding DNA polymerase I has product MKKPLVLVDGTSYLYRAFHALPPLSNSRGEPTGAVYGVINMLRKLIKDTNPEYMVVVFDAKGKTFREELYTEYKAHRPSMPDDLQPQIEPLYTIVRGLGLPLIIHPGVEADDVIGTLALKAIQQHLPVLISTGDKDFAQLVCEDITLVNTMTNTRLDHQGVIDKFGVRPEQITDYLSLIGDAVDNVPGIPNVGPKTAAKWLNQYGNLESLIKNADEIKGKVGENLKAHLDKLPLSRQLVTIKTDVDLEFDLEKFRPKPPDTSALMESYKKLEFKGWIRELEKNLDPSSQTIDKSETNRTLYSLILDKKSFQLFLKQLTKIKIWAFDTETTSLDVMQAELVGLSFAIKDEKPVYIPLAHDYIGAPEQLNRNWVLQQLKPLFEDPKQLKIGHNLKYDMGVLANYGIQLQGLGFDTMLESYLLDSASNSHSLNSAAIKHLDHKTIHFEEIAGKGAKQKTFNQIDIQEAGPYAVEDADIALRLHETLKPQLDTLPGLSKVFTHIEMPLVSVLSHIERHGVLVDAQLLQKQSRSIAKRLIKLEEEAYQLAGKTFNLGSPKQLQTVLFIEQGLPILEKTPKGQASTSESVLQALAIKFPLAKVILKHRSLSKLKSTYTDKLPQQINVKTGRIHTSYHQAAVVTGRLSSSDPNLQNIPARTKEGRKIRQAFIAPSGYKIIAADYSQIELRIVAHFSQDKGLLDAFAQNLDIHLATAAEVLNIPLNQVTHEQRRSAKAVNFGLIYGMSAFGLAKQLGISREEAKNYIDRYFARYPGVKEYMERTRLQAHEQAYVTTLFGRRLNLVFINSSDPLQRRASERAAINAPLQGSAADIIKKAMITIDQALTQHKLQAHMIMQVHDELVFEVADADINPAKQLIEDLMVNTTQLSVPLMVDIQIGSNWDKAL; this is encoded by the coding sequence ATGAAAAAACCCTTAGTCTTAGTCGATGGCACTTCTTATCTTTATCGTGCCTTTCATGCACTTCCCCCTTTAAGTAATTCCAGAGGAGAGCCTACTGGTGCCGTGTATGGGGTCATTAATATGCTACGCAAATTAATTAAAGATACTAATCCAGAATATATGGTGGTGGTTTTCGATGCTAAAGGTAAAACATTTCGTGAAGAATTATATACAGAATATAAAGCCCATCGCCCTTCCATGCCAGATGATTTACAACCACAAATAGAACCTCTATACACCATCGTTCGTGGCTTAGGATTGCCGCTTATCATCCATCCTGGCGTTGAAGCTGACGATGTGATAGGTACATTAGCCTTAAAAGCCATACAACAACATCTACCGGTTTTGATTTCCACGGGCGATAAGGACTTTGCACAGTTAGTCTGCGAAGATATCACACTAGTAAATACCATGACGAACACACGTCTAGACCATCAAGGTGTCATCGATAAATTTGGCGTCAGGCCAGAACAAATAACTGATTATTTAAGTTTAATTGGTGATGCTGTAGATAATGTTCCTGGAATTCCCAACGTAGGACCAAAAACCGCAGCAAAATGGCTTAATCAATATGGAAACCTTGAATCACTGATAAAAAATGCAGATGAAATTAAAGGTAAAGTAGGAGAAAATCTTAAAGCACATCTCGATAAGCTCCCTTTATCTCGCCAATTAGTCACTATTAAAACCGATGTCGATCTGGAATTTGACTTAGAAAAATTCCGACCCAAACCTCCCGATACTTCTGCGTTAATGGAAAGTTACAAGAAACTAGAATTCAAAGGATGGATTAGAGAATTAGAAAAAAATTTGGATCCATCCAGCCAAACTATTGATAAATCTGAAACCAATCGAACACTTTATTCGTTAATTCTCGACAAAAAATCTTTTCAACTCTTTTTGAAACAATTAACTAAGATAAAAATCTGGGCATTCGATACCGAAACGACGAGTTTAGATGTCATGCAAGCAGAACTTGTCGGCCTGTCTTTTGCCATAAAAGATGAAAAACCTGTTTATATTCCTTTAGCTCATGATTATATAGGAGCGCCCGAACAATTAAATAGAAATTGGGTTTTGCAACAACTTAAACCGCTCTTTGAAGATCCTAAACAATTAAAAATAGGTCATAACTTAAAATATGATATGGGTGTTCTTGCCAATTATGGGATCCAGCTGCAAGGATTGGGTTTTGATACCATGCTGGAATCTTATTTACTCGACAGTGCAAGTAATTCACATAGTCTGAATAGCGCAGCAATAAAACATTTGGATCATAAAACGATACATTTTGAAGAAATTGCTGGCAAAGGCGCTAAACAAAAAACGTTTAACCAAATCGATATCCAAGAAGCAGGTCCGTATGCCGTTGAAGATGCCGATATTGCTTTACGCTTACACGAAACACTCAAGCCTCAATTAGATACATTGCCAGGTTTATCTAAAGTTTTCACGCACATTGAAATGCCATTAGTCTCAGTATTATCTCATATCGAGCGTCATGGTGTATTAGTCGATGCACAATTATTGCAAAAACAAAGTCGCTCTATTGCGAAACGCTTAATAAAGCTTGAAGAAGAAGCCTATCAATTGGCGGGTAAAACTTTTAATTTAGGATCACCTAAACAATTACAAACCGTATTATTTATTGAACAAGGCTTACCTATTTTAGAAAAAACTCCCAAAGGTCAAGCATCAACCTCAGAAAGTGTTTTGCAAGCACTTGCTATAAAATTTCCGCTCGCTAAAGTCATTTTAAAACATCGAAGTTTGAGTAAATTAAAATCAACCTATACAGATAAACTTCCCCAACAAATTAATGTAAAAACTGGTCGTATCCATACTTCTTATCACCAAGCCGCAGTAGTTACAGGGCGACTTTCTTCGTCTGATCCTAATCTACAAAATATTCCTGCACGAACTAAAGAAGGCCGAAAAATTCGCCAGGCATTTATTGCACCATCGGGGTATAAAATTATTGCAGCGGATTATTCTCAGATTGAATTACGCATTGTCGCCCACTTTTCGCAAGATAAAGGTTTACTGGATGCATTTGCGCAAAATCTCGATATTCACCTAGCTACTGCCGCAGAGGTTTTAAACATTCCATTAAATCAAGTCACACATGAACAACGTCGCAGTGCTAAAGCCGTTAATTTTGGCCTCATTTATGGGATGTCTGCTTTTGGCTTGGCCAAACAATTAGGCATCTCGCGTGAAGAAGCTAAAAATTATATTGATCGCTATTTTGCTCGTTATCCTGGTGTAAAAGAGTATATGGAACGGACGCGCTTACAAGCGCATGAACAGGCTTATGTCACCACCTTATTTGGACGTCGTTTAAATTTGGTTTTTATTAATTCCAGTGATCCTTTACAACGTCGCGCCAGCGAACGTGCTGCCATTAATGCGCCTTTACAAGGTAGCGCAGCAGATATCATCAAAAAAGCCATGATCACTATTGACCAAGCTTTAACTCAACATAAACTTCAAGCACATATGATTATGCAAGTACACGATGAATTGGTATTTGAAGTCGCCGATGCTGATATAAACCCAGCAAAACAACTTATTGAAGATTTAATGGTCAATACCACTCAGCTGTCCGTGCCACTCATGGTCGATATTCAGATAGGCTCAAATTGGGACAAAGCCCTTTAA
- a CDS encoding protein YgfX, whose translation MAANFYRLKSSYYFAIFLLVVHGGAIACLCFLPWPWWTKLLLSLACLMSFVALFCQHILLNNPRSVIEFWQQSSGSWQLRNNLGEVKLFNLADDSICTRYFVLLNFVSLDKKKSKISLVLLPDSLNPKDFRQLHRQLHGVG comes from the coding sequence GTGGCCGCTAATTTCTATCGTTTAAAATCCTCTTATTATTTTGCTATTTTTCTCCTAGTGGTGCATGGTGGCGCTATTGCTTGTTTATGTTTTTTACCTTGGCCATGGTGGACTAAATTATTATTGAGCTTGGCTTGTTTAATGAGCTTTGTGGCTCTTTTTTGTCAACATATTTTATTAAATAATCCGCGTTCAGTGATTGAATTTTGGCAACAAAGTTCAGGTTCTTGGCAATTGAGAAATAATCTAGGTGAAGTAAAGTTATTTAATTTAGCGGACGATAGTATTTGTACCCGTTATTTTGTCCTACTCAACTTTGTTTCCTTAGACAAGAAAAAAAGCAAAATTTCCTTAGTTTTATTGCCGGATAGTTTAAATCCCAAGGACTTTAGACAGTTGCATAGGCAATTACACGGCGTTGGCTAA
- the hfq gene encoding RNA chaperone Hfq: protein MSKGQLQDPFLNALRKDKVPVSIYLVNGIKLQGLVESFDQFVVLLKNSVSQMVYKHAISTVVPAKNVKLASIDESNDLQSCNATDEELEISNA from the coding sequence ATGTCTAAAGGGCAACTACAAGATCCTTTTCTAAACGCATTGCGTAAAGATAAAGTTCCGGTTTCAATCTATCTTGTTAACGGGATTAAACTTCAGGGTTTAGTAGAATCATTTGATCAGTTCGTAGTCTTATTAAAAAACTCAGTTAGCCAGATGGTCTACAAACATGCTATTTCAACAGTCGTTCCAGCAAAGAATGTTAAATTAGCAAGTATTGATGAAAGTAATGATCTACAAAGTTGTAATGCAACTGACGAGGAACTAGAAATCAGTAATGCTTGA
- the hflX gene encoding ribosome rescue GTPase HflX: MLERPQSGELALLVHIYFKKYESEEIVKEFQELALAAGAQAMALITGRQRKAQVKYFIGLGKLEEIIAAATAHRAQLILFNHDLSPAQERNLEQKLQCRVLGRTGLILDIFAQRARTFEGKLQVKLAQLEHLSTRLIRGWTHLERQRGGIGLRGPGETQLETDKRLIRQQIKIIKKRLEKVRAQRAQSQRARRKSQLPHISLVGYTNTGKSTLFNCLTNATVFVANQPFATLDPSIRRMSLNDGQIAILADTVGFIRQLPHHLVVSFRATLEETQQADLLLHVVDATNTEKNECNQAVDKVLKQIHTDHITQLIVINKIDLLEDMPPRLERNAAGLPSKIWISAQSGIGIDLLRQAIIECLTYQKISEQSYRLNLHITDLSNSSSDHNDLSLN, from the coding sequence ATGCTTGAACGTCCCCAAAGCGGTGAGCTAGCACTATTAGTTCATATCTATTTTAAAAAATATGAATCAGAAGAAATAGTAAAAGAATTTCAGGAGCTAGCTCTAGCAGCGGGTGCCCAAGCGATGGCTCTCATCACTGGGCGACAACGTAAAGCACAAGTAAAGTATTTCATTGGCTTGGGTAAACTTGAAGAAATAATCGCCGCTGCAACTGCTCATCGAGCACAATTAATTTTGTTTAATCACGATCTAAGCCCAGCTCAGGAACGTAATTTAGAGCAAAAATTACAATGTCGAGTATTAGGGCGTACTGGATTAATTCTAGATATTTTCGCGCAACGTGCACGTACCTTTGAAGGAAAATTACAGGTTAAACTGGCTCAACTAGAACATCTTTCCACCCGGCTTATTCGAGGCTGGACACACTTAGAAAGACAGCGCGGTGGTATTGGTTTACGCGGGCCTGGTGAAACGCAATTAGAAACCGATAAACGTTTGATTCGACAACAAATTAAAATTATAAAAAAACGTTTAGAAAAGGTTCGTGCGCAACGTGCGCAAAGCCAACGTGCAAGAAGAAAATCTCAACTACCGCATATTTCCTTAGTTGGGTATACCAATACCGGGAAATCTACGTTATTTAATTGTTTAACCAACGCAACAGTTTTTGTTGCCAATCAGCCTTTTGCTACCTTAGATCCTAGTATACGTCGTATGTCTCTAAACGATGGACAAATAGCCATTTTGGCCGATACAGTAGGTTTCATACGTCAACTACCTCATCATCTGGTCGTGTCTTTTCGAGCAACCTTAGAAGAAACACAACAAGCTGACCTATTATTGCATGTAGTGGACGCCACTAATACAGAGAAGAATGAATGTAACCAAGCAGTAGATAAGGTGTTAAAACAAATACACACCGACCACATTACTCAATTGATCGTTATCAATAAAATTGATTTATTAGAGGATATGCCGCCGCGTTTAGAACGCAACGCAGCAGGTCTTCCGTCTAAAATTTGGATATCTGCTCAGTCTGGAATAGGTATCGATTTATTACGCCAAGCAATCATTGAATGCCTTACTTATCAAAAAATCAGTGAACAATCTTATAGGCTTAATCTTCACATCACTGACCTATCAAATTCTTCATCCGACCATAACGACTTGTCGCTGAATTAA
- a CDS encoding succinate dehydrogenase assembly factor 2 → MKNLQEKLKRLRWQCRRGMLELDLVLLTFLDKNYLNLSTADQELFEQLLTHSDQELYCYLIKRQPVENAAMQILIERVSCGR, encoded by the coding sequence ATGAAGAACTTGCAAGAAAAATTAAAACGTTTACGATGGCAATGCCGGCGCGGCATGCTCGAATTAGATCTTGTTTTATTAACTTTTTTAGATAAAAATTACCTAAATTTAAGCACTGCCGATCAAGAGTTATTTGAGCAATTATTAACGCATTCGGATCAAGAACTTTACTGTTATTTAATTAAACGCCAGCCTGTAGAAAATGCAGCAATGCAGATTTTGATAGAACGGGTAAGTTGTGGCCGCTAA